In the Corynebacterium anserum genome, TGCATACGCCGCTGAACACCTTGAGATCCATACCGACAAAGCGGAAGAAATCGCCACCCAGATCACTAACGCTGGCGCGATCTTCATCGGTCGTTACAGCCCAGTACCGCTCGGTGATTACTCTGCGGGCTCTAACCATGTGCTTCCTACCTCGGGTTCAGCTCGCCATAGTTCCGGTCTATCCACCCACACCTTCCTCAAATCTATCCATGTGGTGAACTACACCAAGGAAGCGCTGAAGGATATATCCCAGACCGTCATCACGCTGGCAGATGCAGAACACCTTCCAGCGCATGGTGAGGCAATCGCCGCCCGTTTTAATGTTGAGAGTGAGAGAGACTAGAGGGGACACGATACTATGGCGAATCTTTCCGATCTGCCCTTGCGTGAGGAATTGCGCGGACAGACTGCTTATGGGGCACCACAACTGAAGGTCATCAACCAGCTCAACACCAATGAAAACCCCTACGCACCGAGTCAAGCGATTATTGATGAAATTGCAGAGAAGGTGTGCGAATTAGGTGCGGAGCTTAACCGTTATCCAGATAGGGACGCTATCGGTCTGCGCACAGAGCTGGCTCGCTATATTTCCCGCCAAACAGGAGTGACCGTTGACGTCGAGAACGTGTGGGCTGCCAACGGTTCTAACGAGGTCCTGCAGCAGTTGCTTCAAGCCTTTGGCGGACCGGGGCGAAAGGCGATGGGTTTTACCCCGAGTTACTCGATGCACCCCATCCTTTCATCGGGCACTCTGACCGAGTTCATCGCTGTAGAGCGCCAGGAATCGGAGGGCTTTGCCATCAACCTGGATAAAGCGCGAGCAGCTATTGCCGAACACCGGCCTGACGTCATTTTCATCACGACGCCGAATAATCCGACAGGAAACCTGACCACGCTCGCCGAGATCCGGGACATCGTGGAGGCCGCGCCGGGCATTGTGATTGTGGATGAGGCATATGCAGAGTTCTGTGACGAACCTTCAGCAGTGACGCTCCTGAAGGACTACCCAACAAAGTTGGTTGTGTCACGGACGATGAGTAAGGCGTTTGACTTTGCTGGGGGGCGTCTAGGCTATTTTGTGGCGGACCCTGCCTTCATCGAAGCTGTGATGCTGGTGCGCCTGCCTTATCACCTATCGACGCTAGCGCAAGCTGCAGCCACCGCGGCACTGCACCACAGCGTGGATACCCTAGCCACCGTGGAGAAGCTATGCCAGGAACGCGATCGTGTACGGACTCGCCTCGCAGAGTTGGGCTACGACGTGATTGAATCCCATTCCAACTTTATTTTTTTTGGACACTTTTCTGATTCTCATCAGGCATGGGAAGGCTTCCTAAAACGCGATGTATTAATTCGTGACGTGGGTGTAGCTGGGTGGCTGCGTGCCAGCGTTGGCCTTCCAGAAGAAAACGATGCATTCTTATCTGCAGCGGAAGAATTAGCACCAAAGGCATGAAGAGTATGACACAGAACAACGACGTCTCAGCAGACCGTATTGGGTCCGTTACACGGGCTACCAGCGAATCCAATATCAGTGTGGACATTAATCTCGACGGCACGGGCAAGACAGATATTGATACTGGCGTGCCATTTTTCGACCACATGCTCACCGCTTTTGGCGCCCATGGCTCGTTTGATCTCACGGTGAGAGCTGTCGGAGACGTTGAAATTGATGCTCATCACACCGTGGAAGATACGGGAATTGTGTTGGGTCAGGCTCTGAGCAAGGCTCTGGGCGATAAAAAAGGCATTCGCCGCTTTGGGGATGCCTTCATTCCCATGGATGAAACCCTCGCCCATGCGGCAGTAGACGTGTCAGGCCGTCCATATTATGTGGGCTCTGGGGAGCCCGACGCCCTGGTTCATACGATTATCGGAGGTCACTACGCCACGGTGATCAACCAGCACTTTTTTGAGACTTTGGCACTCAATGCGCGCATCGCTTTGCATGTACGATGCCTCTACGGACGCGATCCACACCACATTACAGAGGCGGAGTTCAAAGCCGTTGCGCGTGCTTTGCGGCATGCCACCGAGAAGGATCCACGAGTGACGGGGGTTCCTTCTACGAAGGGTGCACTGTAGGCGGCCATTTGGTCGCAGTTATAGTTGCGCTTGAAAATTGCAGCGGCCGCGGATGCGAACGCACACAGTACGGAGGCGGCGTGTAGGCCGTCTCCTTCTCTCTGTGTGTTCTCTACTGCCGGCGCTCACGCGCACTGAGAAGCGCAGGAACACTGGGGATATGAGGAGTCGAGATGTACTCGAGTCCTCATATGAGTATATGAACGCCGGTTTACAGTCGTTGGTATCAGAGAACCGACACACGGATGCAGGTATGTGAACGCCGATATACGAACGAGGAGGTTGGCACCGGAGAATGGCACGGCAACAAGCATTGTCTCTCCAGGAGTTAGACGAGATTGACTCTTTATGGGAAGCTCCCGGCTTGCGCGCCACGTTAGTCAGCGTGTTTTGTGCTTTCGGCGGATGGTCGCTTCTCCTTCCCGTCATTCCATTGGCGGTGATTCAACATGGGGGGTCTGATTCACTCGCGGGGTTGTCGACAGGCGTGTTTATGGCCGCGACTGTGTGCACTCAGGCGTGTACGCCGTGGGCTATCCGCACGCTTGGTTTTCCGCCGATCATGGTGTTCGCCGCTCTGATGCTTGGGCTCCCAGCACTGGTCTATATCCTCGACATGTCCCCAGTTCCCCTGCTGCTCGTAGCGGTGCTACGTGGTATCGGTTTTGGTTCTGTGACGGTCGCCGAGGCCGCTTTGATTGCTGAATTGGTTCCTCCACGGTTGATCGGGCATTCTTCTGCTGCGTTGGGCGTTTCTGTGGGTGTGTCGCAGCTAGTGGGCTTTCCTCTGGGTTTGTGGATGTATTCCACCTGTGGAGAGGGGGTTGTGTTTGCTGTAGCCGCGCTCTACGCGGTTATTGGTGCACTCTGCGGTGCATGGATTCCGTCCCGGCGCCGCGGCGGGCAAATTGGCCTCTCTAGTTCTTCGTCTCCCTCTTCGTCGATCGACGCCACTGCATCGCATTCCCACGGAGATTCAGGTATTAATTCGCGAGACAGTGTTGATGCGCGATCCGGTATCGATGAACAAAACAACGCCGTGACACAAGGCCGTGAGGATGCGAGTGCACAGTCATACACTGCCGCTACCTGGAAACTCGCCGCCGTACCGGGGCTGGCTATTGGAGGAATAGCGACCGGTTTTGCCGCATTTAGTACGTTCCTTGCACCGGCAGCGGAAACAATTGATGTGAATGTAGCTGGGCTGATCTCCGCGGCGGGACTTTCGGTACTCGGAGGTTGTCAGATGGTGGGGCGTGTGCTTGCGGGGCGTTATGCGTCCACCACCGGGGAAGCAGGCAACCTGGCGGTTGTGGGTCTAGTGAGTGGAATTCTGGGTGTTGTGATCGCGGGCGCCATGATTGTGGCTCAACCACACGGAGCTATGTTGTGTACGCTCGCTTTTCTGGCGACATGTGTATTCGGGTTCGGATTTGGGATCGTTCAAAACGAGGCTTTATTGATGCTTTTTGAGCGTTTGCCAAGGAGTAAATCGACCCAAGCTTCTGCGCTGTGGAACATGACTTTCGATACTGGTACAGGTTTAGGCGCGGTTCTGCTTGGCCTGGTGGCCTCCGCGCTGGCGTACCAGGGGGCTTTCTTTAGTGCAGCGCTTATTATTTTTGTAGCGTGCGCTGCTGTCATCGGTGACCGCGTGGTGGGTAAGCGGCGTGTAATGCATGCTCGAAGTGCTGTGCAGAGAATAGATATCTCGTAGTGGTGAGGCTCTCGTTCGCAGATGGAGATAAAGCTATTAGAATTTCTTTCTATGTCAGACATCACTGCTTCCTCCACTGGCGATAGTCTTTCCCAACCTACCGTTGCCCTGCTCGACTACGGCAGCGGCAATGTTCGTTCCGCGCAGCGGGCGCTTGAACGTGCCGGGGCGCAGGTGACGGTCACTCATGATCCAAAGATTGTCCTGGCGGCAGATGGGTTGTTGGTTCCCGGCGTGGGCGCGTTTGCTGCATGCATGGAGGGGCTCAATGCTGTCCATGGGCCGCGGATGATCGGTGAGCGCTTGGCTGGTGGTCGCCCGGTTTTGGGTATCTGCGTGGGTATGCAGATCATGTTCGAATACGGCGTAGAGTTTTCTGATGGCGAGGGCAGTGAGCCTGCGTTAGGCACCGGTGAATGGCCCGGTACTGTGGAGCACCTCGATGCCGATGTTCTTCCGCACATGGGGTGGAACACTGTTGACGTAGCTGAGGGCTCGCGGATGTTTGCCGGGGCAGCAGCAGATGAACGCTACTATTTTGTGCATTCGTATGGTGTGCGCAAGTGGGAGCTGATGACGGATGGGCACACTGAAGCTCCGCTGGTGCACTGGGCCGAACACGGTCGCTCACGTTTTGTTGCGGCTGTGGAAAATGGCCCCTTGTGGGCCACTCAGTTCCATCCGGAGAAGTCCGGCGATGCGGGCGCGCTACTTCTGCGTAACTGGGTAGATAGCCTGCGTTAGACTCAGGTGGGTGAGCGCTCATCCGTGAGGTGAGAGGCACTACCCCTGTGAGAAACAAAAATTTTCTAGACTATAAAACCACAAGCAACGACGCTGAACAGGAACCACTGAGCATTATGTCCATCTCTGCAAACCGACTGGTACTTCTTCCTGCCGTTGATGTCGCCGATGGCCAGGCGGTTCGTCTGGTGCAAGGTGAAGCCGGTACCGAGACCAATTATGGCGCCCCGCTCGATGCCGCTATGGCATGGCAAAACGCAGGAGCAGAGTGGGTGCATTTGGTGGATTTGGATGCAGCCTTTGGGCGCGGAAGTAACTTTGAGATTCTTCGCGACGTCGTCGCTGCATTAGACATCGACGTGGAGCTTTCCGGTGGTATTCGGGATGACGAGTCTCTAGAGCGAGCTTTGTCTACAGGGTGCCGGCGGGTGAACATCGGTACTGCCGCGTTGGAAAACCCGGAGTGGTGTGAACAAATCATCAAGGAGTACGGAGATCGTGTCGCAATAGGGCTTGACACCCGCCAAGTTGATGGAGAATGGCGTTTGCGTGGACGCGGCTGGACGTCTGATGGCGGTGATTTGTGGGAGGTTCTGGAACGTCTCGATGCGCAGGGAGTGTCCCGACTCGTTGTTACAGACGTGTCCCGCGATGGGATGCTCAATGGTCCAAATATCGACCTATTGCGTGATGTCGCGGCTGCGACGGACGCTCCCGTGGTTGCCTCCGGTGGTATTTCCTCTCTCGAGGATATCCGTGCGCTGGCGAACATCGTGGGTGAAGGTGTCGATTCCGCCATCGTCGGCAAGGCTCTCTATGCGGGTAAATTCACGTTGGAAGAAGCTCTGGAGGCTGCCCGACCATGAGCGATGATTTAGATACCCGGGCTTTGCTGGCGATTGCCGAGGCAGCCGTTGATGAAGCCGAATCCACATTCTCCGCGGCTGTGGGAGCGGATCCGGAGGTCATTAAATCACCCGGGGATTTCGCTACCGAAGCCGACCTTTCGGTCGAACGCCAGCTCCGCACGCTATTGACCCAATACACCGGGCTGCCAGTTCATGGTGAGGAATACGGCACTGTTTTGCCGGGGGAGATCCCCGGCGAAAAACCTCAAGAGCGCTACCCGACCGACGACATGGCCGATGGGCTTGACGGTCCGCGCAGGGCAACCGTCCACGACTCCGCGGAGCCGGACACCTACTGGGTGGTTGACCCGATCGACGGAACTGCCAATTACGCCGTGGGGAACCCTTTTGCCTGCATTCTAGTGTCGCTCGTGCACAAGGGGGACACGTTGCTTTCCGTCACTGAAATGCCTCTTCTTGGTCGACGCATTTCTGCCCGCAAGGGCCATGGGTTGCTCGTCGATGGGATGCCTGCCCGGCCTTTGCCACCCTCGGATCCTGGAGTGACTCAAATTAGCTTCGGTTCCATTTTGTCCCAGCGTCGTGGAAACCTGCCGATCAGTTACCGCCAAGACATGCTTAATGAGATTGGCAAATCTTATCCACGCATGCGCGTGACAGGGTCAGTGGGCATTGATCTGGCGTTCACCGCAGCGGGGGTTTTCGGCGGGACTGTGACGTTTAGCCCCAACCTTTGGGACAATGCCGCAGGTATCCTCGCGGTTCAGGAAAACGGCGGAGTAGCCACAGATTTTGCGGGTAATCCCTGGCGGCCTGGTGTATCAGGTTTGGTAGCGGGGGAGCCCGAGGTTCATGCCACGTTGCTGCAGCATATCCAATCTGTGCCGATCGGTACCGCAGCGCGTAATGCACAAGAAATACGTGATCGTGGAGGAATCAAGTGAGCGTCACTACCAGAGTCATCCCTTGTCTCGACGTCAAAGATGGTCGCGTAGTCAAGGGTGTGAACTTCAAGGGGCTGCGCGATGCGGGTGATCCCGTGGAATTAGCGGCTCAATATGACCGCGACGGAGCTGATGAGCTTACTTTCCTCGATGTGTCAGCGTCCAAGGAAGGGCGTGGAACCATGATCGATGTCGTGCGACGCACCGCGGATCAGATTTTCATCCCCCTCACGGTGGGGGGAGGTATCCGCTCTGCTGAGGACGTCGATGCTCTCCTTCGTGCAGGGGCCGATAAGGTGTCTGTCAATTCTTCAGCTATTGCACGTCCGGAATTGCTGCGTGAGCTGTCCGAACGTTTCGGTGCGCAGTGCATCGTACTTTCTGTTGATGCCCGACGCATTCCCGGTGCTCAGCCGGGAAAGTATGAGGTGACTACGCACGGTGGTACCCAGGGCACAGGCATCGACGCTATCGAATGGGCTCGACGTGGCGAAGAACTGGGCGTGGGCGAGATCTTGCTCAACTCCATGGATGCTGATGGCACCAAGGAGGGCTTCGACATCGAGATGCTAGAGGCAGTTCGGGCAGTGGTCACAATTCCCGTGATCGCATCTGGCGGCGCTGGCCGCGCGGAGCATTTTCCACCGGCGGTGCAGGCCGGTGCGGATGCGGTGCTGGCTGCGTCGATTTTCCACTTCGGTGAGGTAACGATTCCCGAAGTGAAACAGACAATGGCTAAAGAAGGCATCGAGGTTCGATTGTGACTGCGACTAACCCGGCCGACTATGAATTGAATCCAGAGATAGCACAGCGCTTGAAAAGAAATGAGCAAGGCTTGGTGCCAGCGGTGGTACAGGATGCTCACACCGGCGCCGTGTTGATGATGGCGTGGATGGATGATCACGCGTTGGCGCACACGCTTGCAGAAAAGAAGGGGACTTACTGGTCACGCTCACGCAATGAGTACTGGATCAAAGGTGAGACTTCTGGCCACACGCAAGCTGTGCAAGAGGTGCGCTTGGATTGCGATGGAGACACCATCCTTGTGGTAGTTGATCAAATAGGTGGAGCGTGCCACACGGGTGACACCACCTGTTTTGACGCAGACAAACTGCTGTAGGGGAATCCCCGTGCACATGCTTCGGAGGAATGCGATTGCAGTCTATAGAGAGGGTAACTCCACCCCGAGCGGCACGAGTGGTGCACAATAGAGTTCATGCCTGATGCTTCTCTGACGTCCCGAGAAAAATTTCGCGCCCTGGCTGCACACCACCGGGTAGTCCCTGTGGTTTGCAAGGTCTTGGCTGACCAAGAAACCGCTCTGAGCGCGTACCGCAAACTTGCTGATGGCCGTCCTGGCACGTTCTTGCTGGAATCTGCGGCACACGGACAGTCATGGGATCGTTGGTCTTTTATCGGTACGGGTGCCCGCTGCGCCCTTACTGCAAAGAACTCTCACGCACGCTGGATTGGCGAGCCGCCGGTGGATATCCCCGAAGGCGTGGATCCGCTGGATGCCGTGCGCAAGACCCTAGAGGTTTTGCACACCGAGAAGATCGAGGGGCTACCGCCGCTGACCAGTGGTTTGGTGGGCTATATGGGCTACGACATGATCCGTTATATCGAGGATCTCCCGGATACCTGTGAAGATGACCTCGATGTGCCCGACATGGTGCAACTGTTGGTTGATGGCATGGCGGCGGTAGACCATCACGAGGGTGTGATCTGGCTCATCGCTACGGTCGTTAACTGGGATAACTCCGGGGAAGGAGTCGATCGCGCATACGACGATGCCGTTGCGCGGATCAACGACATGGTGGAGCGCCTTTCCCAACCGAGCGGGAGCAGTGTTGCAACCTTTTCCACTCCAACTCCTCAGTACCGTCGCCAGCGCACAATGGAGGAACATCTGGAGAAAATTGAGAGGGTTAAGGAGCATATTCGTGCAGGCGATGCGTTCCAGGTAGTGCTTTCCCAGCGCTTCGAGATTGATACCGAGGTAGAGCCTTTAGATATCTACCGGATGTTACGGGTGTCTAATCCGAGCCCGTATATGTATTTGGTCAATATCCCTAACGATGATTTCACTGCTACGGCCTTTCATATCATCGGGTCTTCACCGGAGTCGCTAGTGCAGGTCAAGGATGGGGAAGTAACCACATTTCCGATTGCCGGCTCCAGGCCTCGTGGCGAGTCTTTGGAAGAGGATCTTCTTTTTGAGAAAGAGTTGGTCAATGATGAGAAGGAGAATTCTGAGCATCTGATGCTCGTGGACTTGGGTCGTAATGACCTGGGGCGAGTTTCGGAGCCGGGCACGGTTGAAGTACACGATTTTCGTCATGTAGAGCGTTATAGTGCGATTATGCACCTGGTTTCAGGGGTCAGTGGTAGGTTGGCTGCCGGTAAAACCGCTGTTGATGCTTTCGCTGCTACTTTCCCTGCGGGTACTCTATCTGGAGCACCTAAGCCGAGTGCGTTGAGCATCATTGATAAGTACGAGCAGACTCGCCGCGGTATTTACGGCGGTACCGTGGGCTACTTTGATTTTTCAGGCAATACGGACCAGTCGATCGCCATACGTACGGGTGTGTACAAGGACGCTACTGTTTATGTCCAGGCCGGGGGAGGAATCGTTGCTGATTCGGACCCGCGTGCTGAGGACGTGGAAACCAGAAACAAAGCGGCTGCTGTTCTACGCGCCGTCGCCGCAGCTGAGACATTGCACACTCCGGGAAGGGACTAAAAGATTATGGCCACGTCCAAACGGACAACTTCGGTGTCAAAGGACGCTGCCCCTGGGGCAAAGGACGCGTTACCTGCTGCATCCTCTCGCGTTGCCCAGCGAAATCGACGGATTGCGTTGCTCCTCGTTGTCATGTCTGCTGCCGGACTATGGGGAACGAGCCGCATGACCTATGTCACGGCGCATATTTTTGATGACAAGTCCGGGGACTCAGTGCGCAATCTCATTGGTTCGGTCTGGGACCCAGCTACCACGCCACTGGCTCTCGCAATGCTGGCGTGTCTCGTGCTGTCATTAGCTATGCAGCCGGTAATTCGCCGTGTCCTGGGAGTACTCATTGCTGTTCTTGCGGCGGTGGCAAGCTTTCGGTCAGTGGCTCTCTTTTCTTCCGACGTTGACCTTTCCCGCGTGCACGACTTGTTGGCATCTGGAGCAGCCACTCAGCGTCAGAATGCGCCAGAAACTATCGCCGAATGGGCGCAGGTGACGGAGGCTCAGGTGCACATGGTTCCCGTTGCTTTGGCGATCGTAGCCGCCGCCTTGGGGATCATTGGCGGAATCATTTTGGCGATGCGGCCGGGAGAGAAATCGGAGGGGACGTCCCGTTACGAGACTCCGGAAGCGCGCCGCGAGTCTGTGCATAAGGATCTCGCCGCGAATCCCGATTCTGGCCGTGTATTGTGGGATGCGCTCGATGCAGGTGTGGACCCCACTGATGAAGATGAGGTAGGTGTGGACCCCACTGATGAAGATGAGGTAGGTGTGGATCCCACTGATGAAGACAGTGACTCCGTGAATCGGCGTTGATTCTTCGTCTCCATCGGATGGTGCCTTTTCTAGGAATTAGGTTCGAACTCTTGATGATTGAGAGATTGCTAGCTCTCTAGAAAAGGACAACTCTTGAGAGATGAGGGACCTAGGGGAGAGGTGCCGTCCGCGCCAATAAGGGATGCGATTTCTTCGGAGATTAGTGGGGCATTAGTCTAGAGACGTCAACAACAGTGACGTCGTTTACTGCGCAGATCCGTCCCTGAGAGGCAGGAACTTCACATGACCTCACCAACAGCTACCGTGCTGGATTCCATCATCGCGGGTGTACTGGAGGATCAGGCCGTGCGGGAGGCCAAGATTCCTTTTCCAGAGATCAAGGCTATGTCTCTGGATGCTCCTCCTGCCATTGATGCCTATGCTGCGCTTAATAACAGCAACGTGTCTGTCATTGCTGAGGTGAAGCGCGCTAGCCCTTCGAAAGGTGATTTAGCGGATATCCCTGAACCAGCGGAATTGGCCGCCGCTTATGAAGCGGCCGGAGCTACCGCGATTAGTTGTTTAACCGAGGAGCGTCGGTTTAAGGGATCTCTCGCGGATTTCGATGAGGTGAGGCGCCGGGTCAACATTCCTTTGTTGCGTAAAGATTTTTGCGTCAACCCGTATCACATTCATGAGGCTCGGGCGCATGGCGCTGACATTATTCTGCTGATCGTGGCGGCTCTAGACCAGGCACGTTTGGAGTCGCTGCTGGAACGCACAGAATCTCTGGGGATGACTGCATTGGTCGAGGTGCACACGGAGGAAGAAGCCGAACGAGCTGTCTCCGCCGGTGCCACGGTCATCGGCGTGAATGCCCGCAACCTTAAGACACTCGACGTTGATAAAGGTACGTTTGCGCGCATTGCTCCGGGGCTGCCCAGTGATGTTATCAAGATTGCCGAGTCGGGAGTCCAGGATAAACATGATTTACTCGCCTATGCCGGGGCGGGCGCGGATGCGATTTTGATCGGCGAGGGTCTAGTCACCGCTGGGGATCCAGGTATGAAGTGTAAGGAGCTCGTTACCGCTGGTCAGCACCCGGCCTGTCCCAAAAAGAATTAGCGAGCATTCCACCCCTCTAGCGCGCTGATGGCCCGATGGCGAGTAAAGTGGGGCGGGTGAGTAGCGACGTAGAGATGAACCACACCAAGAACGTCGACGTGAAGGGCGAGGCTCTTCCTACCGTCGGCCAGATCTTGGCTACCCCCACCCATCACGAGCCCGATGAACATGGACACTGGGGGGAATACGGCGGACGGTATATTCCCGAAGCGCTCATGGCGGTGATCGATGAGATTACCGACGCATGGAATAAAGCCAAAGCTGATCCCTCTTACCTAGAAGAGCTCGATGAGTTGCATCGGACGTATACAGGCCGTCCGTCGCCTCTGTATCACGCTCTTCGTTTTTCTGAACAGGTGGGGGCTGATGTGTGGTTCAAACGTGAAGATCTTAATCACACGGGATCTCACAAGATCAACAACGTGCTAGGCCAAGTTCTTTTGGCCAAGCGCATGGGCAAAACCCGTGTGATCGCGGAGACGGGAGCAGGGCAGCACGGTGTAGCAACCGCCACCGCTTGCGCATTGATGGGCATTGAGTGCCGGGTGTACATGGGCGAGGTGGATGCCGTGCGCCAAGCTCTCAACATTGCCCGTATGCGGCTGTTGGGCGCCACTGTCGAGGTGGTGACTATTGGCTCTCGCACATTGAAAGACGCCATTAACGAAGCCATGCGTTTCTGGGTGTCTCATGCTGATGACACGTACTACTGCTTTGGTACGGCAGCTGGGCCGCATCCTTTCCCCCAGATGGTACGCGACCTTCAGCGCATCATCGGTGTGGAGGCTCGGCAACAATTTATTGCTGAGACAGGGGCATTGCCGGATGCCGTCGTGGCGTGTGTTGGCGGAGGATCTAACGCCATCGGTCTCTTCCACCGTTTCATCTCTGATGAATCCGTGCGTCTTGTGGGGGCGGAAGCTGCAGGCGACGGAATAGAAACTGGGCGCCACGCTGCGCCTATTTACATGGGGCGACGTGGTGTCTTCCAGGGGTCCTACGCGGATCTCATGCAGGATGAAGACGGGCAGATCATCGAGTCCCATTCTATTTCCGCGGGGCTTGACTATCCTGGCGTCGGACCAGAACATACCGCCCTACACTCAGAGGGACGTGCCGACTACCTTCCGATCAACGATGCGGAGGCAATGGACGCTTTCAAGTTGCTGTGTGAAACTGAGGGCATCATCCCGGCTATAGAATCCTCCCACGCCGTAGCCGCGGCGGTGAAAATCG is a window encoding:
- the trpC gene encoding indole-3-glycerol phosphate synthase TrpC, translated to MTSPTATVLDSIIAGVLEDQAVREAKIPFPEIKAMSLDAPPAIDAYAALNNSNVSVIAEVKRASPSKGDLADIPEPAELAAAYEAAGATAISCLTEERRFKGSLADFDEVRRRVNIPLLRKDFCVNPYHIHEARAHGADIILLIVAALDQARLESLLERTESLGMTALVEVHTEEEAERAVSAGATVIGVNARNLKTLDVDKGTFARIAPGLPSDVIKIAESGVQDKHDLLAYAGAGADAILIGEGLVTAGDPGMKCKELVTAGQHPACPKKN
- the trpB gene encoding tryptophan synthase subunit beta; this translates as MNHTKNVDVKGEALPTVGQILATPTHHEPDEHGHWGEYGGRYIPEALMAVIDEITDAWNKAKADPSYLEELDELHRTYTGRPSPLYHALRFSEQVGADVWFKREDLNHTGSHKINNVLGQVLLAKRMGKTRVIAETGAGQHGVATATACALMGIECRVYMGEVDAVRQALNIARMRLLGATVEVVTIGSRTLKDAINEAMRFWVSHADDTYYCFGTAAGPHPFPQMVRDLQRIIGVEARQQFIAETGALPDAVVACVGGGSNAIGLFHRFISDESVRLVGAEAAGDGIETGRHAAPIYMGRRGVFQGSYADLMQDEDGQIIESHSISAGLDYPGVGPEHTALHSEGRADYLPINDAEAMDAFKLLCETEGIIPAIESSHAVAAAVKIAKERPGTSIIVNLSGRGDKDVDTAAQWFGMKLKEEEK